Proteins encoded by one window of Asterias rubens chromosome 18, eAstRub1.3, whole genome shotgun sequence:
- the LOC117302470 gene encoding transcription factor HES-4-B-like yields MYANAMMHESAIDRPKTSKHMMERKRRARINDSLLQLKSLVFPAIRKEISRQPKMEKADILEMTVRYLKEVQSTSTDGRTSPSAQISQYHAGYSECLGEASSFLSNCESIDLETRLRIMNHLADRCSSLNEPSPAAAQGGYSYHHNAVQQTTAPATTSPASSPVPKSTNCSTYMPAQQQQQQNQLMLCIPSDFVAHSNPSLLSQSSTQSSIIFPTPPPSPVEQKQYTRLPSPHQYKPKAKSAMATSVRRHKAVSRHVVPQENVWRPW; encoded by the exons ATGTATGCCAACGCTATGATGCACGAATCCGCCATTGACAGGCCTAAG ACGTCAAAACACATGATGGAGCGCAAACGAAGGGCTCGTATCAATGACAGCTTGTTGCAGCTCAAGAGTCTAGTCTTCCCTGCCATACGCAAAGAG ATTTCCCGCCAACCCAAAATGGAAAAGGCAGATATTCTCGAGATGACAGTGCGTTATCTGAAAGAGGTCCAGTCAACATCCACAGACGGGCGTACCTCCCCATCCGCACAGATCAGCCAATACCACGCTGGATACAGCGAGTGCCTTGGCGAGGCTTCCAGCTTTCTCTCCAACTGCGAATCCATCGACTTGGAGACCCGATTGAGAATCATGAACCACTTAGCTGACCGTTGCAGCAGCCTGAACGAGCCCAGCCCAGCAGCAGCTCAGGGTGGCTACAGTTATCACCATAATGCTGTCCAACAAACCACAGCCCCTGCAACCACATCACCTGCTTCCAGCCCTGTTCCCAAGTCAACAAACTGCAGCACTTACATGCCAgctcagcaacaacaacaacagaaccAACTGATGCTGTGCATCCCGTCTGACTTTGTTGCCCATAGCAACCCATCCCTTCTTAGCCAATCGAGTACTCAGTCTTCCATCATCTTCCCAACGCCCCCACCGTCACCCGTCGAACAGAAGCAATACACCCGGCTCCCATCTCCTCATCAGTACAAACCAAAAGCCAAGTCAGCCATGGCTACATCAGTCAGACGTCACAAAGCCGTCAGCCGTCACGTAGTACCTCAGGAGAATGTGTGGCGGCCCTGGTAG